A genomic segment from Micropterus dolomieu isolate WLL.071019.BEF.003 ecotype Adirondacks linkage group LG03, ASM2129224v1, whole genome shotgun sequence encodes:
- the LOC123967618 gene encoding collagen alpha-6(VI) chain-like isoform X3 has product MAEKTPRSKAKSDKPQKGREKLTSRPTMKGGTSLLFCLIIAACSCGIAAQTAECENATVADIVFLVDGSSSIDPSSFQEVRIFLRNIIRALDVGPNKVRIGVAQYSDDPYQEFLLKDHKDKKSLLAAVDNIPHRTGGTETGKGIDFLLTRYFTKEAGSRASQRVPQIAVVITDGESADDVKAPAQRLRQNGVIVFGIGVGKANREELESIANRPSHLFLFAIDSYQAIQRLTDSLLRTVCVSVAAERQALSEKFADIFFLVDSGIAQGPFTQFRSDLIKLINQLNPGASTNRIGLAQYGEDIKIDFGLSTYKTKQEIVTGVRRFRLRSQPNQPRNLGNALTSAKTFFTREAGGRAHQGFQQFLVVVSGKDSDDPVSKAADVIESEGIIIAGVDAGATMDVIEGFESISHVLSSSGDLLKEDIFFTEKVENVTEDCKGANVADIVFIVDESGSIGTENFRLVRSFLHSIVSGLTVGPARVRVGIVTYSDKPTAHVYLKTFNDKRDILRFIKILPYSGGGTNTGAALNFTREEVFIAKRGSRVDVQQVAIVITDGRSQDSVSEAAIALRRAGVTIYAIGIENADEAELLEMASHPPHQHIFNENSFTKLNPLKQRLQKTLCSNIIHQAVTVGTSRTDVKEACEQLDEADIFFLMDDSGSIGNEDFKDMINFIIDFVGSFRIGPQHVRIGLVKYADFPTLEFDLTTYSDAEKMKEAVKGIPHKGGGTETGRALSSMGQYFESAKAARPKVPKYLIVITDGNSTDPVKTPADKLREQGIRIYAIGVKAAYEPQLVEIAGDQQKTFKVGSFDALGKLKVTIIREICSPEACKDASGDVIFLTDSSDSIYPNEFKTMKEFMISVVNKSAVALDKVHFGVMQFSNDIQLEFPLDLYYTKEEMFKAIRDMQQLSEGTYIGKGLREVSQYFDASRGGRPNLKQWLVVITDGRSKDEVKGPAEALRAKQVVIYSIGVGKIDNTQLTDISGSSDRTYVKRDFDGLKDIETEVALKICDRECKKTEKADIIFLVDGSTSIDKTEFDSMRKFMESIVKLTTVGKNLTRFGVIMYATTAESAFTLNNYESKQKVLEAITSLKQPKGDTYTGEALAYSRNFFNAEHGGRKAEKVPQILMVITDGDATDHPRLKDESDALRENKVTVFSIGVKEAVREQLDIMAGGDTSKVFYVDNFKALETLYKNMSSAICNSTKKVCEQADLVFLIDRSSSINKENHQIVLNFTAEVVNSFNVSKDFVHVGLAQFSDEPHKEFDLNTYYKKEEMMKTISNLKYTGGNTLIGKALVHIKDYFKGGRFGVPQNLVVITDGDSQDDVEDAAEELRAQGVVVFAIALGDVHDLQLLQMTGDPERLFNVRSFDALASIKRKVVDALCKSEPEDQPSECTIDIAMGFDITTRTGAIGEMLFSGHAKLQSFLPEIVRYVSSVEGLCCVKGPVRTQIAFQVSDREGRPLYDTNFEGYSEEVVKKITTLLMLNPSYFNTAVLKSFKEKFRTGSTARVKVLVMFSDGLDEDVIRVKQESELLRQSGVSALLTVALEGARNPGQLPEVEFGRGYVYLLPLSIGMPSVSNTILKQILQKIRRLQ; this is encoded by the exons ATGGCGGAGAAGACGCCGCGCTCGAAAGCCAAATCTGACAAGCCGCAGAAAG GAAGAGAGAAACTCACGAGTCGTCCCACCATGAAGGGAGGAACAAGTCTTCTGTTCTGCCTCATTATAGCAGCGTGTTCCTGTGGCATCGCTGCTCAGACGGCAG AGTGTGAAAATGCCACGGTGGCTGACATCGTCTTCCTGGTGGACGGCTCCTCCAGCATCGACCCGTCAAGCTTTCAAGAGGTCCGGATTTTTCTCCGCAACATCATCAGGGCCCTCGACGTCGGCCCCAACAAAGTTCGGATCGGCGTGGCTCAGTACAGTGATGACCCTTACCAGGAGTTCCTGCTGAAGGATCACAAGGACAAGAAATCCCTGCTGGCCGCGGTGGATAACATTCCCCACCGAACGGGAGGCACAGAAACTGGCAAGGGCATCGACTTCCTCCTGACGCGGTACTTCACCAAAGAGGCGGGAAGCCGAGCCAGCCAGCGGGTGCCCCAGATCGCTGTGGTCATCACAGATGGGGAATCCGCAGATGATGTGAAAGCGCCCGCCCAGCGCCTGAGGCAGAACGGAGTCATTGTGTTTGGCATCGGGGTGGGAAAAGCCAACCGGGAGGAGCTCGAGTCCATCGCCAACCGGCCTTCACACCTCTTCCTGTTCGCCATCGATAGCTACCAGGCTATACAGAGGCTGACAGACAGTCTGCTGCGAACTGTATGCGTCTCTGTGGCGGCTGAGAGGCAAG CTTTGTCAGAAAAGTTTGCAGATATCTTCTTCCTGGTGGACAGTGGCATTGCTCAAGGTCCGTTCACACAATTCAGGAGTGATCTTATCAAACTGATCAATCAACTTAAC CCTGGAGCGTCCACCAACCGCATCGGTTTGGCCCAGTACGGTGAAGACATCAAGATCGATTTCGGTCTCAGTACTTATAAAACTAAACAGGAGATCGTGACTGGTGTCAGACGTTTCCGCCTGCGCTCACAACCCAACCAACCACGTAACCTGGGTAATGCTCTGACGTCTGCCAAAACGTTTTTCACCAGGGAGGCGGGGGGCCGTGCACACCAAGGCTTCCAACAGTTCCTGGTGGTCGTGAGTGGAAAAGACTCAGATGATCCTGTGTCTAAGGCGGCTGATGTGATTGAATCAGAAGGGATAATTATTGCTGGGGTCGATGCAGGTGCAACAATGGATGTAATAGAGGGTTTTGAAAGCATTAGTCATGTGCTTTCTTCCAGCGGAGATCTTCTTAAAGAAGATATCTTCTTTACTGAGAAAGTGGAGAACGTTACTGAAG ATTGCAAAGGAGCCAATGTGGCAGACATCGTTTTCATCGTTGATGAGTCGGGAAGCATTGGCACCGAAAACTTCCGGCTGGTCCGCTCTTTCCTTCACTCGATTGTGAGCGGCCTGACTGTCGGTCCGGCTAGAGTTCGAGTGGGCATTGTTACGTACAGTGACAAGCCCACGGCACACGTCTATCTAAAAACGTTCAATGACAAGAGAGATATCCTGCGGTTCATCAAGATCCTGCCTTACAGTGGAGGTGGTACAAACACCGGCGCTGCCCTAAACTTCACCCGAGAAGAAGTCTTCATTGCGAAAAGGGGAAGCAGAGTGGATGTGCAGCAG GTGGCTATTGTGATCACCGACGGTAGATCCCAGGATTCTGTGAGCGAAGCGGCAATCGCTCTCCGCCGGGCTGGTGTCACCATTTACGCTATAGGAATCGAAAATGCCGACGAGGCCGAACTGTTGGAGATGGCGTCTCACCCGCCTCATCAGCATATCTTTAATGAGAACAGTTTCACCAAGCTGAATCCCCTGAAGCAGAGACTTCAGAAAACTCTGTGCAGTAACATCATTCACCAAGCAGTCACAGTTGGTACAAGCAGAACAGATGTCAAAGAAG CGTGTGAACAATTGGATGAAGCAGACATCTTCTTCTTGATGGACGACTCAGGAAGCATTGGTAACGAAGACTTTAAAGACATGATCAATTTCATCATCGACTTTGTTGGTTCCTTCCGTATCGGGCCGCAACATGTCCGCATTGGGCTTGTGAAATACGCAGACTTCCCAACTTTGGAATTTGACCTGACAACCTACTCGGATGCTGAAAAAATGAAGGAAGCCGTGAAGGGTATTCCGCACAAAGGAGGtgggacagagacaggaagagcGCTGTCGTCTATGGGTCAGTACTTTGAAAGCGCAAAGGCCGCTCGTCCTAAAGTCCCAAAGTACCTGATTGTCATCACCGATGGAAATTCCACCGATCCGGTGAAGACTCCTGCAGACAAATTGAGGGAACAAGGCATCCGCATCTATGCCATTGGGGTGAAAGCTGCATATGAGCCTCAGCTGGTAGAGATTGCCGGCGACCAACAGAAGACTTTCAAAGTCGGTAGTTTTGATGCTCTGGGCAAACTCAAAGTCACCATTATCAGAGAAATCTGTTCTCCCGAGG CTTGCAAAGACGCATCAGGCGACGTCATTTTCTTAACAGACAGCTCTGACAGCATATATCCAAATGAATTCAAGACAATGAAAGAATTCATGATATCTGTCGTCAACAAGTCCGCCGTGGCGCTGGATAAGGTGCACTTTGGTGTCATGCAGTTCAGCAATGACATACAACTGGAGTTTCCCCTCGATCTCTACTACACCAAAGAGGAAATGTTTAAGGCCATCCGTGATATGCAGCAGTTAAGTGAAGGCACGTACATAGGAAAGGGCCTCAGAGAGGTCTCACAGTATTTTGATGCCAGCAGAGGAGGGCGTCCTAACCTGAAGCAGTGGCTGGTAGTGATAACAGATGGCAGATCCAAAGACGAGGTCAAAGGCCCCGCTGAAGCTCTGAGGGCCAAACAAGTGGTGATCTACTCCATTGGAGTGGGTAAAATTGATAACACTCAGCTGACAGATATCAGCGGTTCATCAGACAGGACGTATGTTAAGAGGGACTTCGACGGGCTAAAGGACATAGAGACCGAGGTGGCCTTGAAGATCTGCGATAGAG AGTGTAAGAAGACAGAAAAGGCTGACATTATTTTCCTGGTGGATGGGTCAACAAGTATAGATAAAACAGAGTTTGACAGCATGCGGAAGTTTATGGAGTCAATAGTAAAGCTAACCACAGTTGGCAAGAACCTGACACGTTTTGGGGTCATTATGTACGCCACTACAGCAGAGTCTGCTTTTACTTTAAACAACTATGAGTCCAAACAAAAGGTTCTTGAAGCAATAACAAGTCTGAAACAACCAAAAGGAGACACCTACACGGGCGAGGCCTTGGCATACTCACGGAATTTCTTTAACGCTGAGCACGGCGGCCGGAAAGCAGAGAAGGTGCCTCAGATTCTTATGGTGATAACAGACGGGGATGCCACTGATCATCCCAGACTGAAGGATGAATCTGATGCACTGCGAGAAAATAAGGTCACCGTCTTCAGTATTGGAGTGAAGGAAGCAGTCAGGGAGCAGTTGGACATCATGGCTGGTGGCGACACCTCCAAAGTTTTCTACGTGGACAACTTTAAAGCCTTAGAAACTCTGTACAAGAACATGTCTTCTGCCATCTGCAATTCCACTAAGAAAG TTTGCGAGCAGGCCGACCTGGTCTTTCTAATCGATCGGTCTAGCAGCATCAACAAAGAAAATCACCAAATTGTGTTGAACTTCACGGCAGAAGTAGTGAACAGCTTTAATGTCAGTAAAGACTTTGTGCATGTTGGACTTGCACAGTTCAGCGATGAGCCTCATAAAGAGTTTGACCTCAACACGTACTACAAGAAGGAGGAGATGATGAAAACAATCTCAAATTTGAAGTACACTGGTGGAAACACCCTTATAGGAAAGGCCTTGGTTCACATTAAGGATTACTTCAAGGGCGGCCGTTTTGGGGTCCCCCAGAATCTGGTGGTGATCACAGATGGCGATTCTCAAGATGACGTGGAGGACGCGGCTGAAGAACTCAGGGCTCAGGGGGTGGTGGTGTTTGCCATTGCCTTAGGAGACGTCCACGACCTGCAGCTCCTGCAGATGACTGGAGACCCGGAGAGGCTGTTCAATGTGCGGAGCTTCGACGCCTTGGCAAGTATCAAGAGAAAGGTGGTCGATGCCCTTTGCAAATCTGAACCGGAGGATCAGCCCTCTG AATGCACCATTGACATCGCCATGGGATTCGATATCACTACTAGAACTGGCGCTATTGGTGAGATGCTGTTCAGCGGCCACGCCAAGCTCCAGAGCTTCCTGCCCGAGATCGTCCGCTACGTCTCCTCGGTAGAAGGGCTGTGCTGCGTGAAGGGACCTGTCAGGACCCAAATTGCCTTCCAAGTGTCAGACCGTGAAGGACGTCCCCTGTACGACACAAACTTTGAAGGCTACAGCGAGGAAGTGGTGAAGAAAATCACGACCTTACTGATGTTGAATCCTAGCTACTTTAACACTGCCGTGCTGAAATCCTTCAAGGAGAAGTTCAGGACTGGGTCCACTGCTCGTGTGAAG GTTCTGGTGATGTTCTCAGACGGACTCGATGAGGACGTGATCAGAGTGAAGCAAGAATCAGAGCTGCTGCGACAGTCGG gGGTCAGCGCTCTGCTGACCGTGGCTCTGGAGGGGGCGCGGAACCCCGGCCAGCTGCCAGAGGTGGAGTTTGGCCGAGGGTACGTCTACCTGCTTCCTCTCAGCATCGGCATGCCGAGCGTCAGCAACACCATCCTCAAACAGATT CTGCAGAAGATTCGCCGATTGCAGTAA
- the LOC123967618 gene encoding collagen alpha-6(VI) chain-like isoform X5, whose product MKGGTSLLFCLIIAACSCGIAAQTAECENATVADIVFLVDGSSSIDPSSFQEVRIFLRNIIRALDVGPNKVRIGVAQYSDDPYQEFLLKDHKDKKSLLAAVDNIPHRTGGTETGKGIDFLLTRYFTKEAGSRASQRVPQIAVVITDGESADDVKAPAQRLRQNGVIVFGIGVGKANREELESIANRPSHLFLFAIDSYQAIQRLTDSLLRTVCVSVAAERQALSEKFADIFFLVDSGIAQGPFTQFRSDLIKLINQLNPGASTNRIGLAQYGEDIKIDFGLSTYKTKQEIVTGVRRFRLRSQPNQPRNLGNALTSAKTFFTREAGGRAHQGFQQFLVVVSGKDSDDPVSKAADVIESEGIIIAGVDAGATMDVIEGFESISHVLSSSGDLLKEDIFFTEKVENVTEDCKGANVADIVFIVDESGSIGTENFRLVRSFLHSIVSGLTVGPARVRVGIVTYSDKPTAHVYLKTFNDKRDILRFIKILPYSGGGTNTGAALNFTREEVFIAKRGSRVDVQQVAIVITDGRSQDSVSEAAIALRRAGVTIYAIGIENADEAELLEMASHPPHQHIFNENSFTKLNPLKQRLQKTLCSNIIHQAVTVGTSRTDVKEACEQLDEADIFFLMDDSGSIGNEDFKDMINFIIDFVGSFRIGPQHVRIGLVKYADFPTLEFDLTTYSDAEKMKEAVKGIPHKGGGTETGRALSSMGQYFESAKAARPKVPKYLIVITDGNSTDPVKTPADKLREQGIRIYAIGVKAAYEPQLVEIAGDQQKTFKVGSFDALGKLKVTIIREICSPEACKDASGDVIFLTDSSDSIYPNEFKTMKEFMISVVNKSAVALDKVHFGVMQFSNDIQLEFPLDLYYTKEEMFKAIRDMQQLSEGTYIGKGLREVSQYFDASRGGRPNLKQWLVVITDGRSKDEVKGPAEALRAKQVVIYSIGVGKIDNTQLTDISGSSDRTYVKRDFDGLKDIETEVALKICDRECKKTEKADIIFLVDGSTSIDKTEFDSMRKFMESIVKLTTVGKNLTRFGVIMYATTAESAFTLNNYESKQKVLEAITSLKQPKGDTYTGEALAYSRNFFNAEHGGRKAEKVPQILMVITDGDATDHPRLKDESDALRENKVTVFSIGVKEAVREQLDIMAGGDTSKVFYVDNFKALETLYKNMSSAICNSTKKVCEQADLVFLIDRSSSINKENHQIVLNFTAEVVNSFNVSKDFVHVGLAQFSDEPHKEFDLNTYYKKEEMMKTISNLKYTGGNTLIGKALVHIKDYFKGGRFGVPQNLVVITDGDSQDDVEDAAEELRAQGVVVFAIALGDVHDLQLLQMTGDPERLFNVRSFDALASIKRKVVDALCKSEPEDQPSECTIDIAMGFDITTRTGAIGEMLFSGHAKLQSFLPEIVRYVSSVEGLCCVKGPVRTQIAFQVSDREGRPLYDTNFEGYSEEVVKKITTLLMLNPSYFNTAVLKSFKEKFRTGSTARVKVLVMFSDGLDEDVIRVKQESELLRQSGVSALLTVALEGARNPGQLPEVEFGRGYVYLLPLSIGMPSVSNTILKQILQKIRRLQ is encoded by the exons ATGAAGGGAGGAACAAGTCTTCTGTTCTGCCTCATTATAGCAGCGTGTTCCTGTGGCATCGCTGCTCAGACGGCAG AGTGTGAAAATGCCACGGTGGCTGACATCGTCTTCCTGGTGGACGGCTCCTCCAGCATCGACCCGTCAAGCTTTCAAGAGGTCCGGATTTTTCTCCGCAACATCATCAGGGCCCTCGACGTCGGCCCCAACAAAGTTCGGATCGGCGTGGCTCAGTACAGTGATGACCCTTACCAGGAGTTCCTGCTGAAGGATCACAAGGACAAGAAATCCCTGCTGGCCGCGGTGGATAACATTCCCCACCGAACGGGAGGCACAGAAACTGGCAAGGGCATCGACTTCCTCCTGACGCGGTACTTCACCAAAGAGGCGGGAAGCCGAGCCAGCCAGCGGGTGCCCCAGATCGCTGTGGTCATCACAGATGGGGAATCCGCAGATGATGTGAAAGCGCCCGCCCAGCGCCTGAGGCAGAACGGAGTCATTGTGTTTGGCATCGGGGTGGGAAAAGCCAACCGGGAGGAGCTCGAGTCCATCGCCAACCGGCCTTCACACCTCTTCCTGTTCGCCATCGATAGCTACCAGGCTATACAGAGGCTGACAGACAGTCTGCTGCGAACTGTATGCGTCTCTGTGGCGGCTGAGAGGCAAG CTTTGTCAGAAAAGTTTGCAGATATCTTCTTCCTGGTGGACAGTGGCATTGCTCAAGGTCCGTTCACACAATTCAGGAGTGATCTTATCAAACTGATCAATCAACTTAAC CCTGGAGCGTCCACCAACCGCATCGGTTTGGCCCAGTACGGTGAAGACATCAAGATCGATTTCGGTCTCAGTACTTATAAAACTAAACAGGAGATCGTGACTGGTGTCAGACGTTTCCGCCTGCGCTCACAACCCAACCAACCACGTAACCTGGGTAATGCTCTGACGTCTGCCAAAACGTTTTTCACCAGGGAGGCGGGGGGCCGTGCACACCAAGGCTTCCAACAGTTCCTGGTGGTCGTGAGTGGAAAAGACTCAGATGATCCTGTGTCTAAGGCGGCTGATGTGATTGAATCAGAAGGGATAATTATTGCTGGGGTCGATGCAGGTGCAACAATGGATGTAATAGAGGGTTTTGAAAGCATTAGTCATGTGCTTTCTTCCAGCGGAGATCTTCTTAAAGAAGATATCTTCTTTACTGAGAAAGTGGAGAACGTTACTGAAG ATTGCAAAGGAGCCAATGTGGCAGACATCGTTTTCATCGTTGATGAGTCGGGAAGCATTGGCACCGAAAACTTCCGGCTGGTCCGCTCTTTCCTTCACTCGATTGTGAGCGGCCTGACTGTCGGTCCGGCTAGAGTTCGAGTGGGCATTGTTACGTACAGTGACAAGCCCACGGCACACGTCTATCTAAAAACGTTCAATGACAAGAGAGATATCCTGCGGTTCATCAAGATCCTGCCTTACAGTGGAGGTGGTACAAACACCGGCGCTGCCCTAAACTTCACCCGAGAAGAAGTCTTCATTGCGAAAAGGGGAAGCAGAGTGGATGTGCAGCAG GTGGCTATTGTGATCACCGACGGTAGATCCCAGGATTCTGTGAGCGAAGCGGCAATCGCTCTCCGCCGGGCTGGTGTCACCATTTACGCTATAGGAATCGAAAATGCCGACGAGGCCGAACTGTTGGAGATGGCGTCTCACCCGCCTCATCAGCATATCTTTAATGAGAACAGTTTCACCAAGCTGAATCCCCTGAAGCAGAGACTTCAGAAAACTCTGTGCAGTAACATCATTCACCAAGCAGTCACAGTTGGTACAAGCAGAACAGATGTCAAAGAAG CGTGTGAACAATTGGATGAAGCAGACATCTTCTTCTTGATGGACGACTCAGGAAGCATTGGTAACGAAGACTTTAAAGACATGATCAATTTCATCATCGACTTTGTTGGTTCCTTCCGTATCGGGCCGCAACATGTCCGCATTGGGCTTGTGAAATACGCAGACTTCCCAACTTTGGAATTTGACCTGACAACCTACTCGGATGCTGAAAAAATGAAGGAAGCCGTGAAGGGTATTCCGCACAAAGGAGGtgggacagagacaggaagagcGCTGTCGTCTATGGGTCAGTACTTTGAAAGCGCAAAGGCCGCTCGTCCTAAAGTCCCAAAGTACCTGATTGTCATCACCGATGGAAATTCCACCGATCCGGTGAAGACTCCTGCAGACAAATTGAGGGAACAAGGCATCCGCATCTATGCCATTGGGGTGAAAGCTGCATATGAGCCTCAGCTGGTAGAGATTGCCGGCGACCAACAGAAGACTTTCAAAGTCGGTAGTTTTGATGCTCTGGGCAAACTCAAAGTCACCATTATCAGAGAAATCTGTTCTCCCGAGG CTTGCAAAGACGCATCAGGCGACGTCATTTTCTTAACAGACAGCTCTGACAGCATATATCCAAATGAATTCAAGACAATGAAAGAATTCATGATATCTGTCGTCAACAAGTCCGCCGTGGCGCTGGATAAGGTGCACTTTGGTGTCATGCAGTTCAGCAATGACATACAACTGGAGTTTCCCCTCGATCTCTACTACACCAAAGAGGAAATGTTTAAGGCCATCCGTGATATGCAGCAGTTAAGTGAAGGCACGTACATAGGAAAGGGCCTCAGAGAGGTCTCACAGTATTTTGATGCCAGCAGAGGAGGGCGTCCTAACCTGAAGCAGTGGCTGGTAGTGATAACAGATGGCAGATCCAAAGACGAGGTCAAAGGCCCCGCTGAAGCTCTGAGGGCCAAACAAGTGGTGATCTACTCCATTGGAGTGGGTAAAATTGATAACACTCAGCTGACAGATATCAGCGGTTCATCAGACAGGACGTATGTTAAGAGGGACTTCGACGGGCTAAAGGACATAGAGACCGAGGTGGCCTTGAAGATCTGCGATAGAG AGTGTAAGAAGACAGAAAAGGCTGACATTATTTTCCTGGTGGATGGGTCAACAAGTATAGATAAAACAGAGTTTGACAGCATGCGGAAGTTTATGGAGTCAATAGTAAAGCTAACCACAGTTGGCAAGAACCTGACACGTTTTGGGGTCATTATGTACGCCACTACAGCAGAGTCTGCTTTTACTTTAAACAACTATGAGTCCAAACAAAAGGTTCTTGAAGCAATAACAAGTCTGAAACAACCAAAAGGAGACACCTACACGGGCGAGGCCTTGGCATACTCACGGAATTTCTTTAACGCTGAGCACGGCGGCCGGAAAGCAGAGAAGGTGCCTCAGATTCTTATGGTGATAACAGACGGGGATGCCACTGATCATCCCAGACTGAAGGATGAATCTGATGCACTGCGAGAAAATAAGGTCACCGTCTTCAGTATTGGAGTGAAGGAAGCAGTCAGGGAGCAGTTGGACATCATGGCTGGTGGCGACACCTCCAAAGTTTTCTACGTGGACAACTTTAAAGCCTTAGAAACTCTGTACAAGAACATGTCTTCTGCCATCTGCAATTCCACTAAGAAAG TTTGCGAGCAGGCCGACCTGGTCTTTCTAATCGATCGGTCTAGCAGCATCAACAAAGAAAATCACCAAATTGTGTTGAACTTCACGGCAGAAGTAGTGAACAGCTTTAATGTCAGTAAAGACTTTGTGCATGTTGGACTTGCACAGTTCAGCGATGAGCCTCATAAAGAGTTTGACCTCAACACGTACTACAAGAAGGAGGAGATGATGAAAACAATCTCAAATTTGAAGTACACTGGTGGAAACACCCTTATAGGAAAGGCCTTGGTTCACATTAAGGATTACTTCAAGGGCGGCCGTTTTGGGGTCCCCCAGAATCTGGTGGTGATCACAGATGGCGATTCTCAAGATGACGTGGAGGACGCGGCTGAAGAACTCAGGGCTCAGGGGGTGGTGGTGTTTGCCATTGCCTTAGGAGACGTCCACGACCTGCAGCTCCTGCAGATGACTGGAGACCCGGAGAGGCTGTTCAATGTGCGGAGCTTCGACGCCTTGGCAAGTATCAAGAGAAAGGTGGTCGATGCCCTTTGCAAATCTGAACCGGAGGATCAGCCCTCTG AATGCACCATTGACATCGCCATGGGATTCGATATCACTACTAGAACTGGCGCTATTGGTGAGATGCTGTTCAGCGGCCACGCCAAGCTCCAGAGCTTCCTGCCCGAGATCGTCCGCTACGTCTCCTCGGTAGAAGGGCTGTGCTGCGTGAAGGGACCTGTCAGGACCCAAATTGCCTTCCAAGTGTCAGACCGTGAAGGACGTCCCCTGTACGACACAAACTTTGAAGGCTACAGCGAGGAAGTGGTGAAGAAAATCACGACCTTACTGATGTTGAATCCTAGCTACTTTAACACTGCCGTGCTGAAATCCTTCAAGGAGAAGTTCAGGACTGGGTCCACTGCTCGTGTGAAG GTTCTGGTGATGTTCTCAGACGGACTCGATGAGGACGTGATCAGAGTGAAGCAAGAATCAGAGCTGCTGCGACAGTCGG gGGTCAGCGCTCTGCTGACCGTGGCTCTGGAGGGGGCGCGGAACCCCGGCCAGCTGCCAGAGGTGGAGTTTGGCCGAGGGTACGTCTACCTGCTTCCTCTCAGCATCGGCATGCCGAGCGTCAGCAACACCATCCTCAAACAGATT CTGCAGAAGATTCGCCGATTGCAGTAA